TGCGGGAGATGAACCTGCGGGGCGCCCAGCTGGCACGCCAGGCCGCGGACGAGGCGGGCGGACGTTTCGTCGCCGGCTCGATCGGCCCGCTGAACGTCACGCTCTCGCTGTCCCCGCGGGTGGAGGACCCCGCGTACCGGGCGGTGTCGTTCGACGAGGTCCGCGCCGCGTACGCCGAGCAGATCCAGGCGCTGGCCGACGGCGGGGTCGACCTGCTGCTGATCGAGACGATCTTCGACACGCTCAACGCGAAGGCCGCGATCGCCGCCGCGCGCGAGGTCGCTCCGCACCTGCCGCTCTGGATCTCGGTGACGATCGTCGACCTGAGCGGGCGCACGCTGTCGGGACAGACCGTCGAGGCGTTCTGGGACGCGATCGAACACGCCCATCCGCTGGTGGTGGGGGTGAACTGCTCGCTGGGCGCCGAGGAGATGCGCCCGCACGTCGCCGAGCTGTCGCGGCTCGCCGGCGTCTACACGGCCTGCCATCCCAACGCCGGCCTGCCGAACGCGTTCGGCGGCTACGACCAGACGCCGGACGAGACCGCACGACTGCTCGGCGAGTTCGCCGGCTCGGGAATGGTCAACATCATCGGCGGATGCTGCGGGACGACTCCGGCGCACATCACGCGGATCGCGGCCGCGGTGTCCGGCCTTCCGCCGCGCCCGGTCCCGGCACCGCCGGCGCGCACCCGGTTCAGCGGGCTGGAGCCGTTCGAGATCGGCGCCGACACCGGCTTCGTCATGATCGGGGAGCGCACCAACGTCACGGGCTCGGCGCGCTTCCGGCGCCTGATCGAGGCGGATGACCACCAGGGCGCGGTCGACGTCGCGCTGGAGCAGGTGCGGGGCGGGGCCAACCTGCTCGACGTCAACATGGACGCCGACCTGCTCGACAGCGAGCGGGCCATGACCACGTTCCTGAACCTGATCGCGACCGAGCCGGAGGTCGCCCGTATCCCGATCATGATCGACAGCTCGCGGTGGAGCGTGCTGGAGGCCGGTCTCAAGTGCGTGCAGGGCAAGGGCGTCGTCAACTCGATCAGCCTCAAGGAGGGAGAGGCGCCGTTCCTGGAGCAGGCCCGGCGCATCCGGGACTACGGCGCGGGCGTGGTCGTCATGGCCTTCGACGAGCTCGGGCAGGCCGACACCGTCGAGCGTAAGGTGTCGATCTGCGCCCGTGCCTACGACCTGCTCACGCAGCGGGCCGGTTTCCCCGCCGAGGACATCGTGTTCGACCCCAACGTGCTCGCGGTCGCCACCGGCATCGCCGAGCACAACGGCTACGCGAAGGCGTTCATCGACGCGCTTCCACTGATCAAGCAGCGGTGCCCGGGGGTGCGGATCAGCGGCGGCATCTCCAACCTGTCGTTCTCCTTCCGCGGCAACGACGTCGTGCGCGAGGCGATGCACTCGGCGTTCCTGCTGCACGCCGTACGTGCCGGACTGGACATGGGGATCGTCAACGCGGGGCAGCTCGCGGTCTACCAGGACATCCCGGCGGACCTGCTCGAACTCGTCGAGGATGTGATCTTCGACCGGCGCGCCGACGCCACCGACCGGCTCGTCGCGTTCGCCGAGACGGTGAGCGGGTCCGGCACCCGCCGTACGGTGGACCTGTCCTGGCGTGACGCGCCGGTGGAGGAGCGGCTCGCGTACGCGCTCGTGCACGGCATCGTCGACTTCATCGAGGCCGACACCGAGGAGGCCCGGCAGCGGGCGCCGCGGCCTCTCGAAGTGATCGAGGGGCCGCTCATGGACGGCATGAAGATCGTGGGCGACCTGTTCGGCTCCGGCAAGATGTTCCTGCCGCAGGTGGTCAAGAGCGCGCGGGTGATGAAGCGCTCGGTCGCCTACCTTGAGCCGTTCATGGAGGCCGAGAAGGAGCAGGCGCGGCTGGAGGGGCGCGCCGACGCCGGGCGCGGCCAGGGAAAGGTGGTGCTCGCGACCGTCAAGGGCGACGTGCACGACATCGGCAAGAACATCGTGGGCGTCGTCCTCGGCTGTAACAACTACGAGGTCATCGACCTCGGCGTCATGGTGACCGCCGCCGTCATCCTCGACACCGCGGTCGCCGAAGGCGCCGACGCCGTGGGCCTGTCTGGACTGATCACCCCGTCGCTGGACGAGATGGTCACCGTCGCGGCGGAGATGCAGCGCCGCGGGCTGAAGCTGCCCCTGCTGATCGGTGGCGCCACGACGTCGCGCCAGCACACCGCGGTCCGGATCGCCCCCGCCTACGACGGCACCACGGTCCATGTGCTCGACGCGTCCCGCGTCGTCGGCGTGGTCTCGGACCTGCTGGACGAAGGCCGGGCCGAGAAGCTGGCGGTGAGCAACCGGGCCGAGCAGGAGCGCCTGCGGGAGCAGCACGCGACCAGGGAACGGGTCCCCCTGCTGACCCTCGCGCAGGCCCGGGCGAACCGTGAGCAGGTCCCGTTCGACGACCTGCCCGTCCCGGCCTTCACCGGGGTCCGCACCGTCCACCCGGACCTGTCCACCCTCCGCGAGATGATCGACTGGCAGTTCCTCTTCCTCGCCTGGCAGCTCAAGGGCAAGTATCCGGCGATCCTCGACCAGCCGGTGGCCCGCGAGCTCTACGACGACGCGAACACCCTGCTCGACCAGATCATCGCGGAAGGCCGTTTCCAGGCCGAGGGCGCCTATGCCTTCTGGCCCGCCCACTCCGAGGGCGACGACATCCTGATCGACGCCGGCCCGCCGGGCCACGGCGGTCTCCGCCTGCCGATGCTGCGCCAGCAGACGACCAAGCCGGCGGGCCGGCCCAACCGGTGCCTGGCGGACTACGTGGCCCCCGCAGGAGACCACCTCGGCGGGTTCGCCGTGGCCATCCACGGCGCCGAAGAGCTCGCCGCCACCTTCGAGGCCCGGAACGACGACTACCGCGCGATCATGGTGAAGGCCCTCGCGGACCGTCTCGCCGAGGCGTTCGCCGAACACATCCACCTGCAGGCGCGGCGTGACTGGTACGAGCCGGACGCCGATCCGGCGATCGAGGACCTGCACGCCGAGCGTTTCCGCGGCATCCGCCCCGCGCTCGGCTACCCC
This DNA window, taken from Streptosporangium album, encodes the following:
- the metH gene encoding methionine synthase, with translation MDTTLNHGGEHEHDTVRHAPGGSGTRSAAETAARTQALRELLDRRVAVLDGAWGTMLQNAGLTPADYHGERFKDHPRDVTGDPDLLNLTRPDIVLDVHRQYLAAGADITTTNTFTATSIGQSDYLLQPLVREMNLRGAQLARQAADEAGGRFVAGSIGPLNVTLSLSPRVEDPAYRAVSFDEVRAAYAEQIQALADGGVDLLLIETIFDTLNAKAAIAAAREVAPHLPLWISVTIVDLSGRTLSGQTVEAFWDAIEHAHPLVVGVNCSLGAEEMRPHVAELSRLAGVYTACHPNAGLPNAFGGYDQTPDETARLLGEFAGSGMVNIIGGCCGTTPAHITRIAAAVSGLPPRPVPAPPARTRFSGLEPFEIGADTGFVMIGERTNVTGSARFRRLIEADDHQGAVDVALEQVRGGANLLDVNMDADLLDSERAMTTFLNLIATEPEVARIPIMIDSSRWSVLEAGLKCVQGKGVVNSISLKEGEAPFLEQARRIRDYGAGVVVMAFDELGQADTVERKVSICARAYDLLTQRAGFPAEDIVFDPNVLAVATGIAEHNGYAKAFIDALPLIKQRCPGVRISGGISNLSFSFRGNDVVREAMHSAFLLHAVRAGLDMGIVNAGQLAVYQDIPADLLELVEDVIFDRRADATDRLVAFAETVSGSGTRRTVDLSWRDAPVEERLAYALVHGIVDFIEADTEEARQRAPRPLEVIEGPLMDGMKIVGDLFGSGKMFLPQVVKSARVMKRSVAYLEPFMEAEKEQARLEGRADAGRGQGKVVLATVKGDVHDIGKNIVGVVLGCNNYEVIDLGVMVTAAVILDTAVAEGADAVGLSGLITPSLDEMVTVAAEMQRRGLKLPLLIGGATTSRQHTAVRIAPAYDGTTVHVLDASRVVGVVSDLLDEGRAEKLAVSNRAEQERLREQHATRERVPLLTLAQARANREQVPFDDLPVPAFTGVRTVHPDLSTLREMIDWQFLFLAWQLKGKYPAILDQPVARELYDDANTLLDQIIAEGRFQAEGAYAFWPAHSEGDDILIDAGPPGHGGLRLPMLRQQTTKPAGRPNRCLADYVAPAGDHLGGFAVAIHGAEELAATFEARNDDYRAIMVKALADRLAEAFAEHIHLQARRDWYEPDADPAIEDLHAERFRGIRPALGYPASPDHSQKEALFDLLDAGKLGMALTESFAMTPAASVSGLLFAHPASRYFTVGRVGRDQIEDYVPRRGLDLPDVERWLRPNLAYEPR